The nucleotide window GCGATCGCCGTGCGCCGTCCCGACGATCTCGCGCGGGTCGATGCCCTCACGATCCCCGGCGGCGAGAGCACGACGATCTCGAAGCTCCTCGTCACCCTCGGCCTGTTCGATGAGATCGTGCGCCGCGCGACGGATGAAGCGATGCCGATCATGGGCACGTGCGCGGGGTGCATCCTCCTCTCGAAGGACGCCGGGGCCCAAGGGGAGAAGACGAAGACGAGGCTCCTGGGCCTCATGGACATGGCGGTCGACCGGAACGCGTTCGGCCGGCAGCGTGAGTCGTTCGAAACGGACCTCGAGGTCGAAGGACTTCCGACGCCGTTCCACTGCGTGTTCATCCGCGCCCCCGCGA belongs to Thermoplasmata archaeon and includes:
- the pdxT gene encoding pyridoxal 5'-phosphate synthase glutaminase subunit PdxT; translated protein: MRVGVIGVQGDVSEHVDAVARAMREYGKEGEAIAVRRPDDLARVDALTIPGGESTTISKLLVTLGLFDEIVRRATDEAMPIMGTCAGCILLSKDAGAQGEKTKTRLLGLMDMAVDRNAFGRQRESFETDLEVEGLPTPFHCVFIRAPAIVRTWGGCAPLARYKDRTVLARQGNLIGSAFHPELGGDLRIHRGFLDLV